Proteins encoded by one window of Candidatus Zixiibacteriota bacterium:
- a CDS encoding ParB N-terminal domain-containing protein produces the protein MAEKKTRAKKGASRRRRKIAGKAVALEPAELLAGAPPEAVAELRRAIESDGGKALVSYREPFGGRWLVLAALPIDSVAPTPYQRNLSDAHVRRLESCIAKIGRFLDPIIAVRGPREAEARYWTPNGNHRLAAMRTLGARTIVALVVPEPSVAYQILALNTEKAHNLRERALEVIKMYRELAALDQAAEKSYALEFEEAALVTLGLCYLERPRFSGGAYHPLLRRCDAFLDRPLRSALAVREQRARALMELDDAVMEKVEGLKARGLTSPYLKSFVVARANPLRFRPRDAAPLGFDEVLERMARAVARLNVERVRVEDLARSGGAPEEDS, from the coding sequence ATGGCCGAGAAAAAAACCAGGGCGAAAAAAGGGGCTTCGCGCAGGCGCCGAAAAATCGCCGGGAAAGCGGTCGCGCTCGAGCCCGCCGAGCTTCTCGCCGGTGCGCCGCCCGAGGCCGTCGCGGAGCTCCGACGGGCGATCGAAAGCGACGGCGGCAAGGCGCTCGTTTCGTATCGCGAGCCGTTCGGCGGGCGCTGGCTCGTGCTCGCCGCTTTGCCGATCGACAGCGTCGCGCCGACGCCGTACCAGCGAAATCTCTCCGACGCCCACGTTCGCCGGCTGGAATCCTGCATCGCGAAAATCGGCCGCTTCCTCGATCCGATCATCGCCGTTCGCGGCCCGAGGGAAGCCGAAGCGCGCTACTGGACCCCGAACGGCAACCACCGTCTCGCCGCGATGCGCACGCTCGGCGCCAGGACCATCGTCGCGCTCGTCGTTCCCGAGCCGTCCGTCGCCTACCAGATCCTCGCGCTCAACACCGAAAAAGCCCACAACCTCCGGGAGCGCGCCCTCGAAGTGATCAAGATGTACCGGGAGCTCGCGGCCCTGGACCAGGCGGCGGAAAAAAGCTACGCACTCGAGTTCGAGGAGGCGGCGCTGGTGACGCTCGGCCTCTGCTATCTGGAGCGGCCGCGCTTCAGCGGCGGCGCGTATCACCCGCTCCTCAGGCGCTGCGACGCCTTCCTCGACCGCCCGCTGCGAAGCGCCCTCGCCGTCCGGGAACAACGGGCGCGCGCGCTCATGGAGCTCGACGACGCGGTGATGGAGAAAGTCGAGGGCCTCAAGGCCCGCGGACTGACCAGCCCGTATCTCAAGAGCTTCGTGGTCGCGCGCGCCAACCCGCTGCGCTTTCGGCCCAGGGACGCCGCTCCGCTCGGCTTCGACGAGGTGCTGGAGCGCATGGCCAGGGCGGTGGCCAGGCTGAACGTCGAACGCGTCCGGGTCGAGGATCTGGCGCGCTCGGGAGGCGCGCCGGAAGAAGACTCCTGA